A genome region from Deltaproteobacteria bacterium HGW-Deltaproteobacteria-2 includes the following:
- a CDS encoding molecular chaperone: MKVRNLLPDVARKTGTEIDHPFYSLQREMNSLFDNFFRGFNVAPQGFAAGMGRFTPSVDVKENEKEVIIKAELPGVEEKDIDVTVTNDSVTIKGEKKEEKEDKDKNYYYMERSYGSFCRVIPLKTEIESGKAQASFKNGILDIKIPKNQKAKEKGTRVSIKTS, encoded by the coding sequence ATGAAAGTAAGAAATTTATTGCCGGATGTAGCCCGGAAAACAGGAACAGAAATTGATCATCCCTTCTATTCTTTACAAAGAGAGATGAATAGTTTATTTGATAATTTTTTCCGGGGATTTAATGTTGCGCCGCAAGGATTTGCCGCCGGGATGGGACGCTTTACACCTTCCGTTGATGTGAAAGAGAATGAAAAAGAAGTGATTATCAAGGCGGAATTGCCCGGAGTAGAAGAAAAGGATATTGATGTTACTGTTACGAACGATTCTGTGACTATCAAGGGTGAAAAGAAAGAAGAGAAGGAAGACAAAGATAAAAATTATTATTACATGGAAAGATCTTATGGTTCCTTCTGTAGAGTGATTCCACTGAAGACGGAAATAGAATCAGGCAAAGCTCAAGCGAGTTTCAAGAACGGCATTCTGGATATTAAGATTCCTAAAAATCAGAAGGCCAAAGAAAAAGGAACAAGGGTTTCCATAAAGACTTCTTAA
- a CDS encoding sodium:proton antiporter — protein sequence MTRKLNILYITLLFCVIIPYTCLASENSTNLGSLLPLWSVLPFVGILLSIALIPLAFPHFWHNHFPKVSFFWALVFAIPFIYFFKETALREIAHIVIIDYIPFILLLGSLYIVSGGIYIKGTLKGTPAVNSIILLIGTLLASIIGTTGASMLLIRPILRSNSWRVYKVHTIVFFIFLVSNIGGSLTPLGDPPLFLGFLHGVPFFWTMKILPEMAFASIVLLFLYFILDSHYYKKEILTAVPDSEQEPVKIEGSHNFIFLLGIIGAVLFSGNVKLGQINFFGISQTIENLIKDAILILMGIASLISTRQVIHKNNEFNWAPILEVAYLFAGIFVTIIPALAILKAGENGALHWLIKSVDSPAQYFWTVGILSSFLDNAPTYLTFFNSILGEFYPGIPEASAVALLIVEKIPYLAAISVGAVFMGANTYIGNAPNFMVKSIAEEAGVKMPSFFGYIFKYSIPILVVLFIIMTFIFY from the coding sequence ATGACAAGAAAACTTAACATCTTATATATAACGCTATTATTCTGTGTCATCATTCCTTATACATGTCTGGCCTCAGAAAATTCAACCAATCTTGGTTCCCTACTTCCTCTATGGTCAGTATTACCTTTTGTGGGAATTTTACTTTCCATAGCTTTGATACCCCTTGCCTTCCCTCATTTCTGGCATAATCATTTCCCCAAAGTATCCTTTTTTTGGGCATTGGTGTTCGCGATACCATTTATTTATTTCTTCAAAGAAACCGCACTTCGTGAAATAGCACATATTGTTATCATTGATTATATTCCCTTTATATTGCTGCTTGGGTCTTTATATATAGTATCAGGAGGTATCTACATCAAGGGAACTTTAAAAGGGACTCCCGCTGTTAACTCAATTATTCTACTTATCGGAACATTACTGGCATCTATCATAGGAACAACTGGTGCATCCATGCTTCTGATTCGACCAATTCTTCGTTCCAATTCCTGGCGAGTTTACAAAGTTCACACCATTGTGTTCTTCATTTTCCTGGTAAGTAACATAGGCGGATCACTAACCCCTCTGGGAGACCCGCCTCTTTTTCTGGGGTTTTTGCATGGTGTTCCCTTTTTCTGGACGATGAAAATTCTGCCGGAAATGGCGTTTGCCAGCATAGTTCTTCTGTTTCTTTATTTTATTCTCGATTCTCACTACTACAAAAAAGAAATTCTGACTGCTGTGCCCGACTCCGAACAAGAACCTGTAAAAATTGAGGGTTCACATAATTTTATTTTTTTATTGGGAATTATCGGCGCAGTATTATTCAGCGGCAACGTCAAATTAGGACAAATAAATTTTTTCGGTATTAGTCAAACGATAGAAAATTTAATCAAGGATGCTATCTTGATTCTAATGGGTATTGCATCTCTAATATCCACACGGCAAGTAATTCATAAAAACAACGAATTTAACTGGGCGCCAATTCTGGAAGTAGCTTATCTCTTTGCGGGAATATTTGTAACAATTATTCCCGCTCTGGCAATTCTAAAAGCCGGCGAAAATGGAGCATTGCACTGGTTGATAAAGTCAGTTGATTCGCCTGCACAGTATTTCTGGACTGTAGGAATACTATCCAGTTTTCTGGATAACGCTCCTACCTATCTTACTTTCTTCAACAGCATACTTGGCGAATTTTATCCGGGAATACCGGAAGCTTCAGCGGTTGCTTTGCTGATTGTAGAAAAAATCCCTTATCTGGCAGCAATATCCGTAGGAGCTGTTTTCATGGGAGCCAATACCTATATCGGCAACGCGCCCAACTTTATGGTCAAATCCATAGCCGAAGAAGCAGGCGTGAAGATGCCCAGTTTTTTCGGATACATCTTTAAATATTCCATACCCATTTTAGTGGTTTTATTCATTATAATGACTTTTATATTCTACTAA
- a CDS encoding heat-shock protein Hsp20 encodes MSEKDLQKTENTAVTEKIRNVKIFVPRVDIYETRDALFLIADMPGVDDKSVDVELEKNILTISGRVENGRVKDYSLVFSEYEVGDYERTFTLSNEIDREKIRATVKQGVLRLELPKAEKVKPKKIAINAA; translated from the coding sequence ATGTCCGAAAAAGATCTGCAAAAAACTGAAAATACAGCGGTTACCGAAAAGATCCGCAATGTAAAAATTTTTGTACCACGTGTGGATATTTATGAAACGAGAGACGCTCTCTTTTTAATTGCTGATATGCCGGGAGTTGACGATAAATCTGTTGATGTGGAATTGGAGAAGAATATTCTGACAATTTCCGGACGTGTGGAAAACGGTAGAGTGAAGGATTATAGCCTGGTATTTTCCGAATATGAGGTCGGTGATTATGAAAGAACCTTTACTCTGTCGAATGAGATAGACAGAGAAAAGATTAGAGCAACAGTCAAACAGGGGGTTTTACGTCTGGAGTTGCCCAAGGCCGAAAAAGTAAAACCGAAAAAAATTGCAATTAATGCGGCATAA
- a CDS encoding Hsp20/alpha crystallin family protein, with product MRCAFEIGISLGGNYMFGPGIWRVKRFADSVPEIMDLQREINRLFSNVGQNTALDYPAINVWEKDDSLVVTMELPGMEPENINISVTGATLTISGATKADSLKEGEIYLRQERALGNFQRNFQLPFQVDSKKVEAKYEKGILNIILPRLKEDLPKKIKINS from the coding sequence ATGCGTTGTGCTTTTGAAATTGGAATCTCATTAGGAGGTAATTATATGTTTGGTCCGGGTATATGGAGAGTGAAAAGGTTCGCTGATAGCGTTCCGGAAATAATGGATTTACAAAGGGAGATTAACCGGCTGTTTTCCAATGTCGGGCAAAATACCGCATTGGATTACCCCGCCATAAATGTATGGGAAAAAGATGACAGCTTGGTTGTTACAATGGAATTACCTGGAATGGAACCGGAAAACATTAACATTTCGGTCACAGGAGCAACATTAACAATTTCCGGGGCCACTAAAGCCGATTCTCTTAAAGAAGGTGAAATTTATTTGCGTCAGGAAAGAGCGTTGGGTAATTTCCAAAGAAATTTCCAATTGCCTTTCCAGGTAGATTCTAAAAAAGTGGAAGCAAAGTATGAAAAAGGAATTTTAAATATTATTTTGCCCAGACTAAAAGAAGATCTGCCAAAGAAAATTAAGATTAATTCTTAA
- a CDS encoding formate dehydrogenase accessory protein FdhE translates to MVATLRKSLKTIEDYKSASPHYTELLDIMADILILRKEYRNSMKDSIFSVDENLITKKMEGGLPLIDFIGKEYDLTRPKEYFNTLISIAEKRMPEVAQNIIDIIKSQQFDWEKMVRTSFERKVEETNPQGFPAAREAEESIDLIDLFAEESLRPELEIIAEKYGETVEKSKWSEGYCPICGKEPKIGEIRKDEDGKRYLFCHQCGFKWNFNRIKCPFCGNEEQHSLAYFEVEGEERYRVDVCNKCRRYIKTVELPKSSEEPDLDIEDIATLHLDMIAYDEGYN, encoded by the coding sequence ATGGTTGCAACATTACGTAAATCTTTAAAAACAATAGAGGATTACAAATCGGCGAGTCCTCATTATACCGAGCTTTTGGATATAATGGCAGATATCTTAATTTTGCGGAAAGAATACCGCAACAGTATGAAGGATTCCATTTTCAGTGTGGATGAAAATTTAATAACAAAAAAAATGGAGGGAGGGCTTCCATTAATTGATTTCATTGGAAAGGAGTATGATTTAACGCGTCCCAAAGAGTATTTTAATACACTAATTTCCATTGCTGAAAAAAGAATGCCCGAAGTCGCGCAAAACATTATTGATATAATCAAAAGTCAGCAATTTGATTGGGAAAAGATGGTTCGCACTTCTTTTGAACGCAAGGTTGAAGAAACTAATCCGCAGGGATTTCCGGCTGCTCGCGAAGCCGAAGAAAGCATCGACTTAATTGATCTTTTTGCTGAAGAAAGTTTAAGACCGGAACTGGAAATCATTGCTGAAAAATACGGCGAAACAGTTGAAAAATCTAAATGGTCGGAGGGGTATTGTCCCATTTGCGGCAAAGAACCTAAGATTGGTGAAATCAGGAAAGACGAAGATGGGAAACGGTATCTTTTTTGTCATCAGTGCGGATTTAAATGGAATTTTAACCGGATCAAATGCCCTTTTTGCGGCAATGAGGAACAGCATTCTCTGGCTTATTTTGAAGTGGAAGGCGAAGAACGTTATCGCGTAGACGTCTGTAATAAATGTCGACGTTATATAAAAACAGTTGAATTACCTAAATCAAGCGAAGAACCGGACCTTGATATTGAAGACATCGCAACCCTGCATCTGGATATGATTGCTTATGATGAAGGCTATAACTAG
- a CDS encoding phosphoheptose isomerase: protein MEDHIIKTFKESSRVKDAFINENLSKLVNVIEAIITALKAGNKILIFGNGGSAADAQHIAAEFVNRFIIERPPLPAIALTTDTSVITSIGNDYDFSEIFSKQIRAIGQSGDIAWGISTSGNSANVLKGLEMAKKLGLITVAFTGKDGGEIAKMADFSIHVSSSNTARIQETHITAGHAICEMVDIKLFQKPDFK, encoded by the coding sequence ATGGAAGATCACATAATAAAAACATTTAAGGAAAGCAGTCGTGTCAAAGACGCTTTTATTAACGAGAACCTGTCTAAACTGGTGAATGTTATAGAAGCTATTATAACGGCCTTAAAAGCGGGCAATAAAATTTTGATTTTTGGCAATGGTGGATCAGCCGCGGATGCGCAACATATTGCCGCGGAATTTGTCAACCGCTTTATAATAGAGAGACCGCCGCTTCCAGCGATAGCTTTAACTACAGATACTTCTGTTATCACGAGTATCGGCAATGATTACGATTTTTCTGAAATATTCAGTAAGCAGATAAGAGCGATAGGCCAATCTGGAGACATTGCCTGGGGTATCAGCACCAGCGGGAACTCCGCCAATGTTTTAAAAGGTTTGGAAATGGCTAAAAAACTGGGGCTGATAACTGTTGCGTTTACCGGAAAAGACGGAGGGGAAATCGCAAAGATGGCTGATTTTTCCATTCATGTGTCTTCTTCCAATACAGCGCGAATCCAGGAGACACATATTACAGCCGGTCATGCTATTTGTGAAATGGTTGATATAAAATTGTTTCAGAAACCAGATTTTAAATAA
- the grpE gene encoding nucleotide exchange factor GrpE → MLNNKDFSEVRVKNKKEHSEHNAKHTNSGEEHNEKVVAEDHNKEIEDLRKKLEEKEKEATANYDKYIRSVAELDNYKKRALKEKVDIIKYGKEDLVKDILPFMDSLDRALEHDTGDIQAFKDGIALIQDQLLCCLKKHGVERIETAGADFDPNFHEALMQVESDQHEDNKIVNEMEKGYLLNGRLIRPSRVCVCKKTKKENDDLCEINEDMEE, encoded by the coding sequence ATTTTAAATAATAAAGATTTTTCCGAGGTAAGGGTGAAAAATAAAAAAGAACATTCAGAACATAATGCAAAACACACTAATTCCGGCGAAGAACATAACGAAAAAGTTGTCGCGGAAGATCATAATAAAGAAATTGAAGACCTGAGGAAAAAGCTCGAAGAAAAGGAAAAAGAAGCTACGGCCAATTACGATAAATATATACGCTCAGTTGCCGAATTGGATAATTATAAAAAACGGGCACTCAAAGAAAAGGTCGATATAATCAAGTACGGTAAAGAAGATCTGGTAAAAGATATTTTGCCTTTCATGGACTCTCTGGACAGAGCACTGGAGCACGACACTGGTGACATTCAGGCCTTTAAGGACGGAATAGCTCTTATTCAGGACCAGCTTCTGTGTTGTTTGAAAAAGCACGGGGTAGAACGAATTGAAACTGCCGGTGCAGATTTCGATCCGAATTTCCATGAAGCTTTAATGCAGGTAGAAAGCGACCAGCATGAAGATAACAAAATAGTCAATGAAATGGAAAAGGGTTATTTATTAAACGGAAGGCTCATAAGGCCATCAAGGGTCTGCGTCTGCAAGAAAACGAAAAAAGAAAACGATGATTTATGTGAAATAAATGAGGATATGGAAGAATAA